aaagaatcagctcaagataaggaatcttatccaaaacctcatccatatcattatcttagcttatcttatccaatcaaaccttatcctatcctatccttatcctaaactatccacattccagccacttaggagggtttctaattagattaggatgcttaaaatgggatttctagaagaccttatcttatcctatcaagatgacacctaagaacctttctagaagcctaaaaatctgccttgcattatccttctagaaccctagatcctTGCCGCACCTAATTCCTATTTGccttgggatttttggtttctagaagccttatcttttcacactctttctgctgcacattatctcccaatccctttgggtttttgacttgttttccttataggattggatgttattatcctatgcaatttaggcctttaaaaccttgtcctttgctacctaggaatgtgaattttcagcctataaatacaaggccttgccgcacctattcattcaccaccctctaccagattttcactacaccattcaccattcatacctcttgtgccgtgagtttgcaaggagaagaaggaagacaacttggagccgtgcatgccattcaaggagcttggattgtggagcgtttctaggtgttttctatctttatgtcaatgtttaaatttatttgtctttgtgtatttgcgaacatgaggaactaatttctttatagttagaggggaattcaaagccatgatcatatgttttatatgacttgatttcttccaattatgatttcatgaatcgtgaatgtggtttacttatctatttgattgataacatgtttatgtatgttgattgagggtcgacacttagtttgcatgcatgaatttgatgctagaatataagggaatttcacctaatcgttattaacttatattcataagtagtaaaagtcgctagtcacgattgtgttaagtaaatcctaggcaagagtaacatgcgtatcccatagttatgaatgccttgtcaatgcttatgatttccattgaacttaatgatctttgatatgtgtctctatcatgcgtattccatagttagggtccttgataagaataatttggttgtaatgcgtatcccattcaattcaatgaatctagggaaatctgagaattaattggtcaatctagttaatttggggcattgtcattcatggtttgttgaaagagtaattggagatcgagtcgtatgcatatgtttcatgtgtggagaaggaaccctctagctagcctttccccattctatttcatcaaaatcgttttcattaaagtttgttttcaaagtttctgttttcaaagttaaattcgtccaaaatcaatccccatttacttagttgagtcatagtagttagaaatcactttagtttatgtttttaagtgtcttaggtcaagataaaaccaattttcgtccaagattgagtctagtgttcaaaactgcccagattgtggttttaaggcagttttgagtgtttttgggctgttttgagtcttttggtttgttttggtgttttaaagtttagttttgcattctttgagtctattttagtgttttaaacttgtttttaagtatttgagtcagttttcaagtgattttgcaatccctcctaatccccggtttagaacgatccctacttacatactttgctacaattgataaaaagagggttaatttgagtgtcaacataattttcacatcaaattttgtcgccgttgccggggattagcaaagttgctaatcccttggattgttttatttcaatttgttttaattgagtccagatttttactttgtttttgtttcttgtttttaggtactagtttatgactcggagctctcatccggttcgtgaacacatcttggactttgacgacgattttgaacgagagttgagacgaaagaggaagaatccagaacctagtgaatcaagttcaaattcggaagccgaagttgagattgaggaagaggaacccacggctcaagtgggtgaagttgagacagtcatggcacaagacaatcgtacaatcaaggagctctcggcttcgggattggacaatgccgcacctctatgtattcaatatccggcggctgcccaaggaaagaccgaggaattcgagttaaagtcgagtttgctccaccatattccgaagtaccatgggttgtccatggaggatcctaacaagcacttgaaagaatttgaggtggtgtgttcaagcatgactccaatcaatgtcgacgggagtatattgaagatgaaggcctttcccttttctcttatggataaggcgaaagattggttatatgaattagctcccggaacggtcacatcttgggagagcatgaagcgagctttcttggagaagtttttcccaacttctcgagtcatcctcctacgaaaaaggataagtggaattcaacaagaagaaggtgagtcttttcctacatattatgaacgttttaaatctcttgttgcttcttgtccacagcatcaaatgaaggaggagcttcttctacaatacttctacgagggacttttaccaatcgaacgacaaatgctagatgcttcggcgggaggagccttggtggacaagacccccacggcagcaaagactttgattgctaatcgagcgttgaacgctcaacaatacgaaggtgttggacaaagaggcaccccacggcaacaccaagtgaatgaggtaagtgccataaccgaacttcaaaatcaaatggctaaccttactactttgctttctcaggttgtggaagggccaaaagttcaaaatgtaagtgcatgtggcgtatgttccatgcaaggacattctacggacaagtgcctgataggagcatatttatgctacttaattggcttgttctcatgcatttaggttgtgtttacttagctattttagtgtttaaagtcacttttgtgtgttttcaggttctaaggtcaaagtgtgcaaaaagaagcaaaatggagtttggaatgcatgtcacatattcggagccaaggtttggacgaatttgaaggcttgaagatgatgattcctacttgaacaaggtttcctagttgaagtaggaaagtgcttacatgaaggaggattcctaatcaacgaaggattcctaattgacgaaggattcctaattgaagatggattcctaatcacatgaggattcctagaagaacaaggattcctactccaacaaggattcctacttgaagtaggaaagttaagccaaggtttcctactttggtttgatttttcctaattgtccctaaaagttccagcaattatgaagattttctaagcattctaggacacaaaacaaaagcctagaacccttaTGGACCCCTTGCCACactcccttgccctttcctcttccttgcagtgcaagggagagggctcTTTCCTGTTTTGGAGCattaaaacaccttcctttttaTGCTTTAAACCCTGGCCGAATTTCCTTGacctttccttttaattttctgatttgtttccttaattctagaagctttaaacttaattcctgattacctaattagcctagggtttttaatttcctaatccctttaaataaacaggtttgtgcagccacaaacatctccagtcagccacacactctcccaaattcgtcaaaccccatccacaacctcagaaaccattcctcctccatctctgccgatttccaccaccattcttcatctccacaccttccacacaacacccatacactacccccaagccttgccgtgcccctacaccatccataatccattctacatcacaaaaacagcccagaaaccacaccatcccaatctgccgcaaggggaagagaaggagacagttcacaaagttgtttggctcttcaatctgagttgttgaacaattttaggtgtattctatcttatatttcaatgtctacttcttgtaatctttgtttttcattgagtatgattggctaaattcgttttggctaagggtgtattcgaaaccatgtttatttatgtgaaataaattgattacttccagttatcgtttcataagtcgtgaatacaatttgcttaaccgtttgatttagaacttattcttgtatgttgattgagagtgcacgcttaatttgcatgcttgaatttggtgctaggatataagtttgtttcacctaatcgttatgaatttatattcgcaagtagtgaaggtcgctagtcacgatcgtgttaagtagattcctggcaagagtatcatgcttttcatagttacaaatgccttgtcgatgcttatgatttccaaagaacgtaatgattctaacttgtgtctttatcatgctgttcatatagagaacttgttaggaataatttgtttgcgatgcatattcatccaattcaatgattctagggaaatctgaaggttaatttaagcggacctaattaacttggagtgtcgaggttcacaacttattgaattgataactggaaattgatttacgttgcatatatttcatgtgtggagaagaaccccttagctctTCCATCATTCATtaattcatcacaattttgtctacTGTTCTCattacaatctgccatttaatttaaattcgtccaaaatcaaccccactttatttctttgagttatattagttagaacttgtcttagattatgtttttaagtgttttaggtcattagaaaaccaaaattcgtccaagtttgcattagagtcccaaaactgcccagaaagtgttttaaggcagttttgagtgtttttggtgctgttttgagtcttttgatttgttttagtgttttagagtttagttttgcattctttgagtctagttgagTGTTTTAAACctagttttacatatttgagtcagtttagagtgttttagcaatccctcctaatccccggtttaagaacgatccctacttatccatactacaattgtcaacaagagggtttaatttgagtgtcaacataattttcacatcagattTTGGCGcccttgccctttcctcttccttgccgtgcaagggagagggatCTTTCCTGTTTTGGAGCattaaaacaccttcctttttaTGCTTTAAACCCTGGCCGAATTTCCTTGacctttccttttaattttctgatttgtttccttaattctagaagctttaaacttaattcctgattacctaattagcctagggtttttaatttcctaatccctttaaataaacaggtttgtgcagccacaaacatctccagtcagccacacactctcccaaattcgtcaaaccccatccacaacctcagaaaccattcctcctccatctctgccgatttccaccaccattcttcatctccacaccttccacacaacacccatacactacccccaagccttgccgtgcccctacaccatccataatccattctacatcacacaaaccccccagaaatcatcctcacccaatctgccgcaaggagaagagaaggagacagttcatgaaaattgtttggctcttcaatctgagttgttgaacaattttaggtgtattctatcttatatttcaatgtctacttcttgtaatctttgtttttcattgagtatgattggctaaattcgttttggctaagggtgtattcgaaaccatgtttatttatgtgaaataagttgattacttccagttatcgttgcataagtcgtgaatacaatttgcttaaccgtttaattcaaaacttattcttgtatgttgattgagagtgcacgcttgatttgcatgctggaatttggtgctagaatataagtttgttacacctaatcgttatgaatttatattcgcaagtagtgaagatcgctagtcacgatcgtgttaagtagattcatggcaggagtatcatgcttttcatagttacaattgccttgtcgatgcttatgatttccaaagaacttaatgattctaacttgtatctttatcatgctgttcatatagagaacttgttaggaataatttgtttgcgatgcatattcatccaattcaatgattctagggaaatctgaaagttaatttaagcggacctaattaacttggagtgtcgaggttcataacttattgaattgataaatggaaatcgattacgttgcataaatttcatgtgtggagaagaaccccttagtcattccatcatccattgattcatcacaattttgtcttacaatctgttttctttttcaatctgcccatttaattattttcgtccaaaatcaatcccaccTTATTCCTTtaagtcatattaattagaacttgtcttagaatatgtttttaggtgttt
This window of the Malus domestica chromosome 03, GDT2T_hap1 genome carries:
- the LOC139194230 gene encoding uncharacterized protein, producing MTRSSHPVREHILDFDDDFERELRRKRKNPEPSESSSNSEAEVEIEEEEPTAQVGEVETVMAQDNRTIKELSASGLDNAAPLCIQYPAAAQGKTEEFELKSSLLHHIPKYHGLSMEDPNKHLKEFEVVCSSMTPINVDGSILKMKAFPFSLMDKAKDWLYELAPGTVTSWESMKRAFLEKFFPTSRVILLRKRISGIQQEEGESFPTYYERFKSLVASCPQHQMKEELLLQYFYEGLLPIERQMLDASAGGALVDKTPTAAKTLIANRALNAQQYEGVGQRGTPRQHQVNEVSAITELQNQMANLTTLLSQVVEGPKVQNVSACGVCSMQGHSTDKCLIGAYLCYLIGLFSCI